From one Melospiza melodia melodia isolate bMelMel2 chromosome 4, bMelMel2.pri, whole genome shotgun sequence genomic stretch:
- the SLC38A1 gene encoding sodium-coupled neutral amino acid symporter 1 has protein sequence MPFKAGLELTELQNMTVPEDDNISNDSNDFTEVENGQINSKFISDRESRRSLTNSHLEKKKCDEYIPGTTSLGMSVFNLSNAIMGSGILGLAFALANTGILLFLLLLVSVTLLSIYSIHLLLVCSKETGCMVYEKLGEQIFGTPGKMIVFGSTSLQNIGAMLSYLFIVKNELPSAIKFLMGKEETFSEWYVDGRILVVAVTLCIILPLCLLKNLGYLGYTSGFSLSCMVFFLVVVIYKKFQIPCDGQGLNATSSILSNSSEHTCKPKYVIFNSKTVYALPTIAFAFVCHPSVLPIYSELKDRSQKKMQLVSNISFFAMFLMYFMTAIFGYLTFYENVQSDLLHKYQSKDDILILTVRLAVIVAVILTVPVLFFTVRSSLFEMARKTKFDLCRHIVVTLVLLVIINLLVIFIPSMKDIFGVVGVTSANMLIFILPSSLYIKITQQDGSKLTQRIWAYLFLALGVLFSLVSIPLVIYDWVQSGGSAEGH, from the exons CAAGTTTATTTCGGATCGAGAAAGCAGAAGAAGTCTCACAAACAGCCACCTCGAGAAGAAGAAATGTGATGAATAT ATCCCAGGAACTACTTCACTGGGAATGTCTGTTTTCAACCTCAGCAATGCAATTATGGGCAGTGGGATTTTGGGTCTTGCTTTTGCCTTGGCCAACACAGGAATTCTCCTTTTTCT gCTGCTTTTGGTTTCGGTCACACTGCTGTCTATTTATTCAATACATCTCCTGTTGGTGTGTTCAAAGGAAACAG GCTGCATGGTGTATGAAAAGCTTGGTGAGCAGATCTTTGGTACCCCAGGGAAAATGATTGTCTTTGGATCTACATCTCTTCAGAATATTGGAG CAATGTTGAGCTATCTCTTCATAGTCAAAAATGAGCTGCCTTCTGCCATAAAGTTCCTAatgggaaaagaagaaactttcTC GGAATGGTACGTGGATGGGCGGATTCTTGTTGTCGCAGTGACGCTTTGTATAATCCTCCCTTTATGTCTCCTGAAGAACTTAG GATACCTTGGCTATACCAGTGGATTTTCATTAAGCTGCATGGTATTTTTCCTGGTAGTG GTTATTTACAAGAAGTTTCAAATTCCCTGTGATGGACAAGGGCTAAATGCAACATCATCTATCCTATCAAATAGCTCAGAACATACGTGTAAGCCAAAGTATGTTATCTTTAATTCCAAG ACCGTGTACGCTTTGCCCACCATTGCTTTTGCATTTGTGTGCCACCCATCAGTCCTCCCGATTTACAGCGAACTTAAAGA CCgttcacagaaaaaaatgcagttGGTTTCAAATATCTCATTTTTTGCCATGTTTCTGATGTACTTTATGACTGCCATATTTGGCTATTTGACTTTCTACG AGAATGTGCAGTCAGATCTGCTTCACAAATACCAGAGCAAAGATGACATCCTCATCCTGACTGTGCGCTTGGCTGTGATCGTGGCAGTGATTCTCACCGTGCCAGTGCTGTTTTTCACT GTGCGTTCGTCATTATTCGAGATGGCCAGAAAAACAAAATTTGACTTATGCCGTCATATTGTGGTTACTTTGGTTCTTTTGGTTATCATCAACCTGTTAGTCATTTTTATCCCATCCATGAAGGATATTTTTGGAGTTGTAG GGGTCACTTCTGCCAACATGCTGATCTTCATTCTTCCTTCATCATTGTATATAAAAATTACACAGCAGGATGGATCAAAGTTGACTCAGAGGATTTGG gCTTATCTTTTTTTGGCACTGGGGGTATTGTTTTCCCTGGTGAGCATTCCCTTGGTCATCTATGACTGGGTACAATCAGGAGGCAGTGCCGAAGGACACTGA